CAAATATATGTTCGGAGCTGAAGTCACTGACGATGGGAAGGTAACACACCAAGTTCTTATGTTGGTTCTTTAACTATGGTTACGCTCTTAAAcctcaaatttattttttctgcgCATACTTACGGAAAATCATTTTGATCGTTTCCCTTTTTCTAAATGATGGTCATGACTTCAAACTGTGTTACCTAGTTTTGTAGATCTGGAACTTGGATTCTTAGTTTTAGGTCTAATCAATGTTATTTCTTCTTGTAGTATCTGATCATGAGCATTGGAGAGAGTTGTGACCCTGTCAACAAATTATACTACTGCGATATGACTTCATTGTCAGGAGGTCTTGAGAGTTTCAGAGGAAGCAGCAGTTTTCTTCCATTCATTAAGCTTGTTGACACATTTGACGCGCAATATAGTGTTATCTCAAATGATGAGACTCTGTTTACTTTCTTGACGAATAAAGATGCCCCTAAGTACAAATTAGTCCGGGTTGATCTAAAGGAACCAAACAGCTGGACTGATGTTGTTGAAGAACACGAAAAGGATGTCTTAGCATCAGCTTGTGCTGTCAATGGGAATCACCTGGTCGCATGCTACATGAGCGATGTAAAGCATATTCTGCAAATTAGGGACTTGAAATCTGGTTCATTGCTTCACCAATTACCTCTAGATATTGGTTCAGTATCTGATGTTTCTGCTCGGCGCAAGGACAATACCTTTTTCTTTAGCTTTACTAGCTTTCTCACTCCTGGTGTGATTTACAAGTGTGACTTAGCCAATGAATCTCCAGAAGTTAAGGTATTCCGGGAGGTTACTGTACCCGGATTTGACAGGGAAGCATTTCAAGCCATTCAGGTAACACACTCTCTTGTAGCGTCTTCCTGTTTCTTTCATAACTACTTTTTACTTTGCATATGTTAAAGTGGTTTCTGCTCCTCTTTATAGGTCTTCTATCCCAGCAAGGATGGAACAAAGATACCTATGTTTATTGTGGCGAAAAAGGATATTAAGCTTGATGGATCACACCCATGTTTGCTCTATGCATATGGTGGGTTTAACATAAGCATAACACCGTCTTTCAGTGCCAGCCGTATTGTGCTTAGCAAGCATCTCGGTGTTGTTTTCTGCTTTGCAAACATTCGGGGTGGTGGGGAGTATGGTGAGGAATGGCACAAAGCAGGTTCACTTGCCAAAAAGCAGAACTGTTTCGATGACTTTATCTCTGGGGCAGAGTATCTCGTGTCCGCTGGTTATACACAACCGAGCAAGCTGTGTATTGAAGGTGGCAGCAATGGTGGACTCCTTGTCGGTGCTTGCATAAATCAGGCAAGTTTATATAGCCAATAATTCAGGACAAAAACGAATAATATGAAGctaataatttgtaattttcgTCTCATTTAGTTGCCACACTTAtacataaattttcaattctgCTGCACAGAGACCGGACCTTTATGGTTGTGCTTTGGCTCATGTGGGCGTCATGGACATGCTACGGTTTCACAAATTCACTATAGGTGAGTGAGTTCAGTTATCtgcaatttgttttgtttgattttttgctTAATGTAATTCTAACTTGAGGTGTTATGTATGTATAGGTCATGCCTGGACATCTGATTATGGTTGCTCTGAGAATGAAGAGGAGTTTCATTGGCTGATAAAGTAAGTATATGAACTTATGATATGATGTTGTATTGATTTGTTTCCCAATGCTGATACAAAGTTACAATCTGGGTGTGAATGTATAAAGGTACTCGCCTCTGCACAATGTGAAGAGGCCATGGGAGCAACAAACCGATCACTTAGTTCAGTATCCATCAACTATGCTACTGACTGCTGATCACGATGACAGAGTTGTGCCACTTCACTCTTTGAAGTTGCTTGCTGTCCGTTTCCAGactttatttctttaatgtttaatttattttcaatcttACCTTAAATAGCCAGCAGATTGTTAAAACTCGTATGTATACATCTGCAGACGTTGCAGCACGTGCTGTGCACAAGCTTAGACAATAGTCCTCAGATGAACCCCATAATTGGTCGTATTGAAGTCAAGGCTGGCCATGGTGCTGGTCGCCCAACCCAAAAGATGGTAATGATTTTAGAAATTCTCGTTGCTTAAGCGTTACATCATATAACATACATTTTCCCATGGTTAACTGATATTGAGATGTTCAACAGATTGATGAAGCGGCTGATCGGTATTCGTTCATGGCAAAGATGGTGAATGCTTCATGGACggagtaaaaaaaattcctttaTCTACAGGCACCAAATATCTTTTCTCAATATCTTCTGTCCAAACAAGGACGTTGTATGAGTTAGTGACAATTACATGTAAACAcatgtttcagttttttctcAGGCTTTATGTTCCAGTTCATTGACACCCAAAAAGGATTTTCTTCAATGCATTTTGCTT
This sequence is a window from Arabidopsis thaliana chromosome 1 sequence. Protein-coding genes within it:
- a CDS encoding Prolyl oligopeptidase family protein (Prolyl oligopeptidase family protein; FUNCTIONS IN: serine-type peptidase activity, serine-type endopeptidase activity; INVOLVED IN: proteolysis; LOCATED IN: chloroplast; EXPRESSED IN: 24 plant structures; EXPRESSED DURING: 15 growth stages; CONTAINS InterPro DOMAIN/s: Peptidase S9, prolyl oligopeptidase, catalytic domain (InterPro:IPR001375), Peptidase S9A, oligopeptidase, N-terminal beta-propeller (InterPro:IPR004106), Peptidase S9A, prolyl oligopeptidase (InterPro:IPR002470); BEST Arabidopsis thaliana protein match is: Prolyl oligopeptidase family protein (TAIR:AT1G20380.1); Has 30201 Blast hits to 17322 proteins in 780 species: Archae - 12; Bacteria - 1396; Metazoa - 17338; Fungi - 3422; Plants - 5037; Viruses - 0; Other Eukaryotes - 2996 (source: NCBI BLink).), with product MLTAFASHARSHVFAFVTVPTITRRLRINILRQSPLSSSLLLNETFSNRPNSVSRRCYCSSSAIMGSSSVFGEQLQYPATRRDDSVVDDYHGVKIGDPYRWLEDPDAEEVKEFVQSQVKLTDSVLEKCETKEKLRQNITKLIDHPRYDSPFRQGDKYFYFHNTGLQAQSVLYMQDNLDAEPEVLLDPNTLSDDGTVALNTFSVSEDAKYLAYGLSSSGSDWVTIKLMKIEDKKVEPDTLSWVKFTGITWTHDSKGFFYGRYPAPKEGEDIDAGTETNSNLYHELYYHFIGTDQSQDILCWRDNENPKYMFGAEVTDDGKYLIMSIGESCDPVNKLYYCDMTSLSGGLESFRGSSSFLPFIKLVDTFDAQYSVISNDETLFTFLTNKDAPKYKLVRVDLKEPNSWTDVVEEHEKDVLASACAVNGNHLVACYMSDVKHILQIRDLKSGSLLHQLPLDIGSVSDVSARRKDNTFFFSFTSFLTPGVIYKCDLANESPEVKVFREVTVPGFDREAFQAIQVFYPSKDGTKIPMFIVAKKDIKLDGSHPCLLYAYGGFNISITPSFSASRIVLSKHLGVVFCFANIRGGGEYGEEWHKAGSLAKKQNCFDDFISGAEYLVSAGYTQPSKLCIEGGSNGGLLVGACINQRPDLYGCALAHVGVMDMLRFHKFTIGHAWTSDYGCSENEEEFHWLIKYSPLHNVKRPWEQQTDHLVQYPSTMLLTADHDDRVVPLHSLKLLAHVLCTSLDNSPQMNPIIGRIEVKAGHGAGRPTQKMIDEAADRYSFMAKMVNASWTE
- a CDS encoding Prolyl oligopeptidase family protein (Prolyl oligopeptidase family protein; FUNCTIONS IN: serine-type peptidase activity, serine-type endopeptidase activity; INVOLVED IN: proteolysis; LOCATED IN: chloroplast; EXPRESSED IN: 24 plant structures; EXPRESSED DURING: 15 growth stages; CONTAINS InterPro DOMAIN/s: Peptidase S9, prolyl oligopeptidase, catalytic domain (InterPro:IPR001375), Peptidase S9A, oligopeptidase, N-terminal beta-propeller (InterPro:IPR004106), Peptidase S9A, prolyl oligopeptidase (InterPro:IPR002470); BEST Arabidopsis thaliana protein match is: Prolyl oligopeptidase family protein (TAIR:AT1G20380.1); Has 8127 Blast hits to 8050 proteins in 1368 species: Archae - 105; Bacteria - 3923; Metazoa - 339; Fungi - 43; Plants - 244; Viruses - 0; Other Eukaryotes - 3473 (source: NCBI BLink).) — protein: MLTAFASHARSHVFAFVTVPTITRRLRINILRQSPLSSSLLLNETFSNRPNSVSRRCYCSSSAIMGSSSVFGEQLQYPATRRDDSVVDDYHGVKIGDPYRWLEDPDAEEVKEFVQSQVKLTDSVLEKCETKEKLRQNITKLIDHPRYDSPFRQGDKYFYFHNTGLQAQSVLYMQDNLDAEPEVLLDPNTLSDDGTVALNTFSVSEDAKYLAYGLSSSGSDWVTIKLMKIEDKKVEPDTLSWVKFTGITWTHDSKGFFYGRYPAPKEGEDIDAGTETNSNLYHELYYHFIGTDQSQDILCWRDNENPKYMFGAEVTDDGKYLIMSIGESCDPVNKLYYCDMTSLSGGLESFRGSSSFLPFIKLVDTFDAQYSVISNDETLFTFLTNKDAPKYKLVRVDLKEPNSWTDVVEEHEKDVLASACAVNGNHLVACYMSDVKHILQIRDLKSGSLLHQLPLDIGSVSDVSARRKDNTFFFSFTSFLTPGVIYKCDLANESPEVKVFREVTVPGFDREAFQAIQVFYPSKDGTKIPMFIVAKKDIKLDGSHPCLLYAYGGFNISITPSFSASRIVLSKHLGVVFCFANIRGGGEYGEEWHKAGSLAKKQNCFDDFISGAEYLVSAGYTQPSKLCIEGGSNGGLLVGACINQRPDLYGCALAHVGVMDMLRFHKFTIGHAWTSDYGCSENEEEFHWLIKYSPLHNVKRPWEQQTDHLVQYPSTMLLTADHDDRVVPLHSLKLLATLQHVLCTSLDNSPQMNPIIGRIEVKAGHGAGRPTQKMIDEAADRYSFMAKMVNASWTE